Proteins from a single region of Ziziphus jujuba cultivar Dongzao chromosome 1, ASM3175591v1:
- the LOC125424061 gene encoding disease resistance RPP13-like protein 4 isoform X1: MSVVDAMLQILMQQIYTAVNNEVQFARDFKVEFDKMKSRLDLMTAFMTDTENLKTKNEVAKAALIKLREVIYDADNILTDCIVRDEYKKDGSCFGLSLSDPLFSHKTGKKLKDINTKMEQIEKSLGGFQRAPHHNNVQIEDSNHARGFMSQDCNPSETFGLELELTKLKEWIIETQETLLQIAVVGIGGLGKTTIAQKIFHDNEVRSRFDKIIWVCVSRAFSKEHVVKCMLERLDKKVSGFDSSQLFGELQQVLADKSCLIVMDDVWEMDVEWWTTLCSIFPKRDGKSSCIIITTRNEDVANDMGVENSKIHRPPFLNENDGWSLFSKFAFSSNKGICPPRNGFEEIGKDIVKKCGGLPLAIKTIGALLARKIESPADWAQIRESFHDLTTEGRNKSVMASLQLSYDELPSHLKQCLLSFSIYPIDLEVRSEQLIHWWVAEGLVQGKGSKSAVEMGYEYLLQLVKRCLVEAIQQRRYDGRIYNCKIHDMVRELISMNAQEEAFCSFDEKGRQTLNAESRWLGFSDAMHGKPLGNRSKTRALMFLVSNDAKLEFGKFGMLTSLRMLDFSYSNLKEISAEDLFEWISSLKRLAHLNLTGVRGLESVPSSIRKLLNLQLLVLTRCADLKRIHPSITSLRKLVVLDLGFCPLENLPKGLGRLSCLQELSGFMVMSQLKRNCCKLLELRELKHIRVLRISISDDTEISENELNVLAHLENLKVLAIDADNCKRNTLEILKKVDQLIPPPALQELYLRNYHRTTLPLWVCPSRLTKLQYLSIENGDLIKLTAEVEDGNCHTAWNIEGLCLKFLTRLDVNWTDLQKDMPVLRYMEVSNCYKLKGFPCSVKSQAIWRKNQDGGIDSLEDNHNIQKVL; this comes from the coding sequence TTCAAAGTTGAGTTTGATAAAATGAAGTCACGCCTTGATCTTATGACAGCCTTCATGACAGACACTGAAAATCTAAAGACTAAGAATGAAGTTGCTAAGGCAGCCTTAATCAAGCTTAGGGAAGTGATTTATGATGCTGATAACATTCTCACTGATTGCATTGTCAGAGATGAATACAAGAAAGATGGGTCTTGCTTTGGTTTATCCCTCTCTGATCCACTGTTTTCGCATAAGACGGGCAAGAAATTGAAAGACATCAATACGAAAATGGAGCAGATTGAGAAGAGCTTGGGTGGTTTCCAGAGAGCACCACATCATAATAATGTCCAGATTGAAGATTCAAACCATGCTAGAGGATTCATGTCTCAAGATTGCAATCCTTCTGAGACATTTGGATTGGAATTGGAGTTGACGAAGCTCAAAGAGTGGATTATTGAAACCCAAGAAACACTTTTACAAATTGCTGTTGTGGGGATAGGGGGTTTGGGAAAAACAACCATTGCCCAGAAAATCTTTCATGATAATGAGGTAAGAAGTCGATTTGATAAAATCATCTGGGTTTGTGTTTCAAGAGCTTTCAGCAAGGAGCATGTTGTGAAGTGCATGCTGGAAAGATTAGACAAAAAGGTATCCGGGTTTGATAGTAGCCAGCTGTTCGGGGAGCTTCAACAAGTTCTTGCTGATAAGAGCTGCCTTATCGTTATGGATGATGTATGGGAAATGGATGTGGAATGGTGGACAACCTTGTGCTCCATTTTTCCCAAACGAGATGGTAAAAGCAGCTGCATCATTATCACTACGAGGAATGAAGACGTTGCCAATGATATGGGAGTTGAAAACTCAAAAATCCACAGGCCCCCTTTTCTAAACGAGAATGACGGTTGGTCTTTGTTCTCCAAATTTGCATTTTCTTCAAATAAGGGAATTTGTCCACCACGTAACGGATTTGAGGAAATAGGCAAAGATATCGTGAAGAAATGTGGGGGGCTTCCACTGGCAATCAAGACAATAGGAGCTCTATTAGCACGAAAGATTGAATCCCCTGCTGATTGGGCCCAAATTAGGGAAAGTTTTCATGACTTGACAACTGAAGGAAGAAATAAATCGGTTATGGCGTCTCTTCAACTGAGTTATGATGAACTCCCATCTCATTTGAAGCAATGCCTATTGTCTTTCTCCATTTACCCTATAGACTTGGAGGTGAGAAGTGAACAACTAATTCACTGGTGGGTTGCTGAGGGTCTCGTCCAGGGGAAAGGCTCAAAATCAGCTGTTGAAATGGGGTATGAATATCTCTTGCAACTAGTGAAAAGGTGCCTTGTTGAAGCTATACAACAACGACGCTATGATGGGAGGATCTACAACTGCAAGATACATGATATGGTGCGGGAATTGATCAGCATGAATGCTCAGGAGGAGGCATTTTGCAGCTTCGATGAAAAAGGCAGGCAAACATTGAATGCAGAGAGTCGATGGTTAGGTTTCAGCGATGCCATGCATGGAAAGCCACTAGGAAACAGATCAAAGACCAGGGCACTAATGTTCCTGGTGTCAAATGATGCAAAGCTTGAGTTTGGGAAATTTGGGATGCTGACATCCCTTAGGATGTTGGATTTCTCATACAGCAACTTGAAAGAGATCAGCGCAGAAGATCTGTTTGAGTGGATCAGTTCCCTCAAACGATTAGCACATTTGAATCTTACTGGAGTTCGAGGATTGGAATCAGTACCATCTTCAATTCGAAAACTCCTCAATCTCCAGCTATTGGTTTTGACAAGATGTGCTGATCTAAAAAGGATACATCCATCAATTACCAGTTTGAGGAAGCTGGTAGTGTTGGACTTGGGGTTTTGTCCACTTGAGAACCTACCTAAGGGATTGGGAAGGTTATCTTGTCTTCAAGAACTCTCTGGATTCATGGTGATGAGTCAGTTGAAAAGAAATTGCTGTAAGCTTCTTGAGCTTAGGGAACTTAAACATATAAGAGTACTTCGGATCAGTATAAGTGATGATACCGAAATCTCAGAAAATGAGCTGAATGTCCTAGCTCATCTCGAAAACTTGAAGGTTCTAGCTATTGATGCTGACAATTGTAAAAGGAACACCTTAGAGATTTTAAAGAAGGTCGATCAGCTTATTCCTCCTCCAGCCTTGCAGGAGCTGTATCTTAGAAATTACCATCGCACAACTCTGCCATTGTGGGTTTGTCCCTCCAGGCTTACCAAATTGCAATATCTTTCCATTGAAAATGGAGATCTTATCAAATTAACTGCAGAGGTTGAGGATGGCAATTGTCACACTGCTTGGAACATCGAGGGTCTATGCTTGAAGTTCTTGACCCGGTTGGATGTGAACTGGACGGACTTACAAAAGGATATGCCTGTGCTACGCTACATGGAGGTTAGTAATTGCTACAAACTGAAAGGTTTCCCCTGTTCTGTCAAGTCTCAAGCGATCTGGAGAAAAAATCAAGATGGTGGAATTGATTCACTGGAAGATAATCACAATATCCAAAAAGTCCTTTAA
- the LOC125424061 gene encoding disease resistance RPP13-like protein 4 isoform X2, which yields MEQIEKSLGGFQRAPHHNNVQIEDSNHARGFMSQDCNPSETFGLELELTKLKEWIIETQETLLQIAVVGIGGLGKTTIAQKIFHDNEVRSRFDKIIWVCVSRAFSKEHVVKCMLERLDKKVSGFDSSQLFGELQQVLADKSCLIVMDDVWEMDVEWWTTLCSIFPKRDGKSSCIIITTRNEDVANDMGVENSKIHRPPFLNENDGWSLFSKFAFSSNKGICPPRNGFEEIGKDIVKKCGGLPLAIKTIGALLARKIESPADWAQIRESFHDLTTEGRNKSVMASLQLSYDELPSHLKQCLLSFSIYPIDLEVRSEQLIHWWVAEGLVQGKGSKSAVEMGYEYLLQLVKRCLVEAIQQRRYDGRIYNCKIHDMVRELISMNAQEEAFCSFDEKGRQTLNAESRWLGFSDAMHGKPLGNRSKTRALMFLVSNDAKLEFGKFGMLTSLRMLDFSYSNLKEISAEDLFEWISSLKRLAHLNLTGVRGLESVPSSIRKLLNLQLLVLTRCADLKRIHPSITSLRKLVVLDLGFCPLENLPKGLGRLSCLQELSGFMVMSQLKRNCCKLLELRELKHIRVLRISISDDTEISENELNVLAHLENLKVLAIDADNCKRNTLEILKKVDQLIPPPALQELYLRNYHRTTLPLWVCPSRLTKLQYLSIENGDLIKLTAEVEDGNCHTAWNIEGLCLKFLTRLDVNWTDLQKDMPVLRYMEVSNCYKLKGFPCSVKSQAIWRKNQDGGIDSLEDNHNIQKVL from the coding sequence ATGGAGCAGATTGAGAAGAGCTTGGGTGGTTTCCAGAGAGCACCACATCATAATAATGTCCAGATTGAAGATTCAAACCATGCTAGAGGATTCATGTCTCAAGATTGCAATCCTTCTGAGACATTTGGATTGGAATTGGAGTTGACGAAGCTCAAAGAGTGGATTATTGAAACCCAAGAAACACTTTTACAAATTGCTGTTGTGGGGATAGGGGGTTTGGGAAAAACAACCATTGCCCAGAAAATCTTTCATGATAATGAGGTAAGAAGTCGATTTGATAAAATCATCTGGGTTTGTGTTTCAAGAGCTTTCAGCAAGGAGCATGTTGTGAAGTGCATGCTGGAAAGATTAGACAAAAAGGTATCCGGGTTTGATAGTAGCCAGCTGTTCGGGGAGCTTCAACAAGTTCTTGCTGATAAGAGCTGCCTTATCGTTATGGATGATGTATGGGAAATGGATGTGGAATGGTGGACAACCTTGTGCTCCATTTTTCCCAAACGAGATGGTAAAAGCAGCTGCATCATTATCACTACGAGGAATGAAGACGTTGCCAATGATATGGGAGTTGAAAACTCAAAAATCCACAGGCCCCCTTTTCTAAACGAGAATGACGGTTGGTCTTTGTTCTCCAAATTTGCATTTTCTTCAAATAAGGGAATTTGTCCACCACGTAACGGATTTGAGGAAATAGGCAAAGATATCGTGAAGAAATGTGGGGGGCTTCCACTGGCAATCAAGACAATAGGAGCTCTATTAGCACGAAAGATTGAATCCCCTGCTGATTGGGCCCAAATTAGGGAAAGTTTTCATGACTTGACAACTGAAGGAAGAAATAAATCGGTTATGGCGTCTCTTCAACTGAGTTATGATGAACTCCCATCTCATTTGAAGCAATGCCTATTGTCTTTCTCCATTTACCCTATAGACTTGGAGGTGAGAAGTGAACAACTAATTCACTGGTGGGTTGCTGAGGGTCTCGTCCAGGGGAAAGGCTCAAAATCAGCTGTTGAAATGGGGTATGAATATCTCTTGCAACTAGTGAAAAGGTGCCTTGTTGAAGCTATACAACAACGACGCTATGATGGGAGGATCTACAACTGCAAGATACATGATATGGTGCGGGAATTGATCAGCATGAATGCTCAGGAGGAGGCATTTTGCAGCTTCGATGAAAAAGGCAGGCAAACATTGAATGCAGAGAGTCGATGGTTAGGTTTCAGCGATGCCATGCATGGAAAGCCACTAGGAAACAGATCAAAGACCAGGGCACTAATGTTCCTGGTGTCAAATGATGCAAAGCTTGAGTTTGGGAAATTTGGGATGCTGACATCCCTTAGGATGTTGGATTTCTCATACAGCAACTTGAAAGAGATCAGCGCAGAAGATCTGTTTGAGTGGATCAGTTCCCTCAAACGATTAGCACATTTGAATCTTACTGGAGTTCGAGGATTGGAATCAGTACCATCTTCAATTCGAAAACTCCTCAATCTCCAGCTATTGGTTTTGACAAGATGTGCTGATCTAAAAAGGATACATCCATCAATTACCAGTTTGAGGAAGCTGGTAGTGTTGGACTTGGGGTTTTGTCCACTTGAGAACCTACCTAAGGGATTGGGAAGGTTATCTTGTCTTCAAGAACTCTCTGGATTCATGGTGATGAGTCAGTTGAAAAGAAATTGCTGTAAGCTTCTTGAGCTTAGGGAACTTAAACATATAAGAGTACTTCGGATCAGTATAAGTGATGATACCGAAATCTCAGAAAATGAGCTGAATGTCCTAGCTCATCTCGAAAACTTGAAGGTTCTAGCTATTGATGCTGACAATTGTAAAAGGAACACCTTAGAGATTTTAAAGAAGGTCGATCAGCTTATTCCTCCTCCAGCCTTGCAGGAGCTGTATCTTAGAAATTACCATCGCACAACTCTGCCATTGTGGGTTTGTCCCTCCAGGCTTACCAAATTGCAATATCTTTCCATTGAAAATGGAGATCTTATCAAATTAACTGCAGAGGTTGAGGATGGCAATTGTCACACTGCTTGGAACATCGAGGGTCTATGCTTGAAGTTCTTGACCCGGTTGGATGTGAACTGGACGGACTTACAAAAGGATATGCCTGTGCTACGCTACATGGAGGTTAGTAATTGCTACAAACTGAAAGGTTTCCCCTGTTCTGTCAAGTCTCAAGCGATCTGGAGAAAAAATCAAGATGGTGGAATTGATTCACTGGAAGATAATCACAATATCCAAAAAGTCCTTTAA